From Paenibacillus graminis:
TCTCATACCCGGAATAGGTATGAACAACATACCATCTTTTTTCCATATCAAGCCACCTGGGACCTCTCTAAATAATCGCTTCAATCACAGCGGAAATACCGATGTCCAGAACCCAGAAGTAAAGAGCGATCACTACAATTGTACCGAGAACGATCAATGTGTAGTTTTTCAATTCCTTACGGCTAGGCCAGCGAACTTTTTTGAGTTCACTCCAGCTCTCAGTGAAAAAGGAAAACAA
This genomic window contains:
- the secE gene encoding preprotein translocase subunit SecE, which translates into the protein MKRSFKSLFSFFTESWSELKKVRWPSRKELKNYTLIVLGTIVVIALYFWVLDIGISAVIEAII